The Pyxidicoccus sp. MSG2 DNA segment GCGAGGAGTCCGTCACGTACACGTGACCATCTCCGGGAATGCGGACGAGCACCGTGTGGGTGCCGTAGCTCCCCGTCGTGAGGCTGCGCACGAACGCGGGCTCCGCGGGATTGGCGATGTCGTAGATGAGCGTCCCCGCCTCGTTGCTGGCCACGTAGAGCGCGTCGCCCTTGGCCCAGACGCCATGGCGGGTCCGTGTCGGGTGAGTCGTCTCAGCCAGACAGAGGCAGGGACAGCAGCAGGGCACTGGCGGACACCACGACTCGGAGGGATATCGTCATGGGAGGGCTTCCGGAAGGGCGCCACGCGGGGGTGCGGGCAACCTGTCGGGAAACGACACTGCCCCCACTTCACCCCTCAAACGTCTGGGAATGCTTGCGGCATGGCGGGGAACGCGCGCCTGCGGACGGCGCGTGACAGGTTTCCGGCCTGTCTGGTCCCATCGTTGCACGGCTCACCTGGCGCCTTCACCGAGCCTTGCCACGTTGGCATCCCGCGACCCCGCACGTCTCGCTGACAGCTACCGACGCGGGGAGTACGCTCGCTACGAGCGGATTGACCGCGACCCTCCTCGCGAGACACTCATGGCGCCTGGCTATCTGTACCCGGCACGACTTCCCCTGGGCACAAGAGTCGGGCCGTGGCGCGTACTGGACCGGCGTGGACGCGGAGTCTACGGCGCCGTCTATCGTGCCCTCGGTGCGGAGCGAGCCATGGCTCCCGTGGCCCTCAAGCTGGCCCTGCACCCTGGAGATGCGCGCTTCGCTCGGGAAGCGGAATTGCTCTCCCGCCTCCATCATCCGAACGTCCCTCGCCTCGTAGGGCATGGGGAATGGCAGGCTCCGGATGGCAGTGCCTACCCATATCTCGCCATGGAGTGGGTGGAAGGAAGCTCTCTTTATGACTGGGCCAGGGAGCACCGGGCCACCTCCCGACAGGTGCTCTCGTGCCTCGCCAGCCTCGCACGGGCGTTGGAGGCCACGCGTGCAGTGGGCGGCGTGCACAGGGACGTGAAGGGTGACAACGTCGTCGTGAGGGAGGTAGATGGACAGCCCTTCCTCCTCGACTTCGGCTCCAGCCACTACCTTGGCGCCGCCACGCTGACCTGGCCGCCCTTCCCTCCTGGAACGCCGGCATACCGCTCACCGGAGGCGTGGCGCACCGTGATGTCCCCCTCCCCTGCCCCCGCCGTGCCCTACGCACCGGGGCCGTCGGATGACGTCTTCGCACTGGGCGTTACCGGCTATCGGCTGGTGACCGGCGAGTACCCTCCCTCGCTGGGGCTGGATGACGAGGGCGCTCGCATCTGGAGCCTGGAGGGCCCGGGGCCGCGTGCTCCGAGAGGCCTCAACAGCCGCTGCTGCGTGGAGTTGAGTGCTCTCGTGTCTCGAATGATGTCCATGCGTCCGGAGGCGCGTGGCAGCGCAGGAGAGCTGGCTGAAGTGATGGAGAAGGCCGCGCGCGAGGCAGGGCCGAAGGCGGATGTGTCCCTCTTCGACCTGGAGGAAGCCCGGCCCGTGGCGGTACGTGCATCCTCGCGGCGCGTTTCGCTCA contains these protein-coding regions:
- a CDS encoding serine/threonine-protein kinase; its protein translation is MAPGYLYPARLPLGTRVGPWRVLDRRGRGVYGAVYRALGAERAMAPVALKLALHPGDARFAREAELLSRLHHPNVPRLVGHGEWQAPDGSAYPYLAMEWVEGSSLYDWAREHRATSRQVLSCLASLARALEATRAVGGVHRDVKGDNVVVREVDGQPFLLDFGSSHYLGAATLTWPPFPPGTPAYRSPEAWRTVMSPSPAPAVPYAPGPSDDVFALGVTGYRLVTGEYPPSLGLDDEGARIWSLEGPGPRAPRGLNSRCCVELSALVSRMMSMRPEARGSAGELAEVMEKAAREAGPKADVSLFDLEEARPVAVRASSRRVSLRGREASRRHWRIAVGAGVSLVLGIGSLMSARTGHAPTNAQVSARLEAKDGGAVAVGDSALTAPVSSTVPPSAWSPIALDVPPKPFPGQMRPDANGRCPHKGYVPIHGGCWLKVDLAPKDCVGIAYVYKEACYVPVFPPARPSTSGPAN